The Polycladomyces zharkentensis DNA window ATAATCGCCCACGGGTTCGGGGCTGTACGGTCCGAGGAAGATCGCCCCGGCGTTTTTCACTTTCCCGATCCAGTCCCAAGGCTGCTTCACCATGAGTTCCAGATGTTCCGGAGCCAAACGGTTGGCGGTGGCAATCGCCTCTTCCATGTCGCTTGTCACGCAAATCGCTCCCTGCTCCCGCAACGACTGTGCGGCGATCTCCCTGCGTTCCAACCGTTCGCACTGCTGCACCAACGCCTGCGCCACTCGCTCGGCCAATGCGGGAGACGGTGTGATCAACACCGCCGAAGCCATCGGGTCGTGTTCGGCTTGAGACAACAGATCCGCCGCCACCCACTCCGGATCGGCGGTTTCGTCGGCGACGACGACGATTTCGCTCGGCCCGGCGATCATGTCAATGTCCACATCGCCGAACACCATCTGTTTGGCAAGCGCCACGTAAACGTTGCCCGGCCCGACGATTTTGTCGACGGGGCGAATCGATTCGGTACCGTACGCCAGTGCGGCAACCGCCTGTGCACCGCCCACTTTCCATATTTCCGTCACCCCGGCTTCCTTGGCGGCGACCAACGTGGTGGCCGGGATACGTCCATCCCGGTCAGGCGGCGTTACCATCGCGATTTCCTCCACGCCCGCCACCTGTGCGGGAATGGCGTTCATCAGCACGGAGGACGGATAAGCGGCTCGCCCTCCCGGAACATATATACCAACCCGTGCAAGCGGTCGGATCAATTGCCCCAGTATGGTGCCGTCCGCTTCCGGATGAAACCATGATGTCTGCCGCTGACGCTCGTGGTAGCGACGGATGCGTTCCGCCGCCTGCCGGAGGGACGTCAGCCACTCTTCCGTCACTTCCCGGTAGGCGAGCGCGATTTCCTCTTCCGTCACGTCCAACCGTGTCAGATCGGCACCATCAAACTGGCGCGTGTAGGCAAGCAAGGCCCCGTCACCGCCGTTCCGCACTTCATTCAGAATGGTGCGCACCGTATGCCGCTGTTGCTCCGTACCCTTGTCCACCGAGCGACGGGTATTCAGCTCCCCCGGCTTCACGATTGCGATCATCACACGCTCCCTCCTTGATGAACCGTGTCGGCCAACGAGCGGGTCAAGACATCAATCCGTTCACTTTTCATGCGATAGCTGGAGCGATTGGCGATCAGGCGCGAGGTGACGGTGGTGATGGTTTCCAGTTCCACCAATCCGTTTTCTTTCAGGGTACGCCCGGTTGACACGATATCCACGATCCGGTCGGCCAAACCGATCAAAGGAGCCAGCTCGATCGAACCGTTCAACCGGATCACTTCCACTTGCTGCCCCCGTTCGCGAAAATACCGGTCGGCAATGCGGGGATATTTCGTCGCCACCCGCGGATGGAGCGTCGGTTGCCAGTCCGGCAAACCGGCGACGGAAATCCGGCAAGGGCTGATGCGCAGATCGAGCAGCTCGTACACATCCCGCTCTTCTTCCAACAACACATCCTTGCCCACCACGCCCAGATCGGCCGTACCATACTCCACATAGGTCGGCACATCCATCGGTTTGGCGAGGAAAAAGGAAAGGCCGGCTTCCGGCACGGTGACGATCAATTTCCGCGAATCCTCGCTCAGCTCGTCCGGGATGGGAAAACCGGCTTCCCGCATCAGGTTGACGGCTTCCTCAAAAATCCTCCCTTTCGGCATCGCGATCGTCAACATGTCATTCATCGCCCTTCCTCCTCCCCGATGCGGATCACTTCGTCAAATAACGCCAACCATTCGTCCGACGGATGTCCGCCCTCGTCATCACGCCACTGTAACACGACATGGTGTCCCTGTTCGCGCATCCGCTTGGCGACATGAATCGCCTCTGAACGGCGTGACCGGTCGAACAGAACAGCCACCCGCCGCCCCTGCGGTTCTGTCACTCCGCCTGCTTCCATGACGCGATCCAGCTTTACCGCAAACCCTGTCGCCGGAAGCGGACGGTCAAACCGCTCCAACAACCGGTCGTAACTTCCC harbors:
- the hisD gene encoding histidinol dehydrogenase, whose product is MIAIVKPGELNTRRSVDKGTEQQRHTVRTILNEVRNGGDGALLAYTRQFDGADLTRLDVTEEEIALAYREVTEEWLTSLRQAAERIRRYHERQRQTSWFHPEADGTILGQLIRPLARVGIYVPGGRAAYPSSVLMNAIPAQVAGVEEIAMVTPPDRDGRIPATTLVAAKEAGVTEIWKVGGAQAVAALAYGTESIRPVDKIVGPGNVYVALAKQMVFGDVDIDMIAGPSEIVVVADETADPEWVAADLLSQAEHDPMASAVLITPSPALAERVAQALVQQCERLERREIAAQSLREQGAICVTSDMEEAIATANRLAPEHLELMVKQPWDWIGKVKNAGAIFLGPYSPEPVGDYFAGPNHVLPTNGTARFSSPLSVDDFMKKSSVIAYSREALFRDGPHVVRLAEGEGLGAHAASIRVRLERKEKGENDA
- the hisG gene encoding ATP phosphoribosyltransferase; amino-acid sequence: MNDMLTIAMPKGRIFEEAVNLMREAGFPIPDELSEDSRKLIVTVPEAGLSFFLAKPMDVPTYVEYGTADLGVVGKDVLLEEERDVYELLDLRISPCRISVAGLPDWQPTLHPRVATKYPRIADRYFRERGQQVEVIRLNGSIELAPLIGLADRIVDIVSTGRTLKENGLVELETITTVTSRLIANRSSYRMKSERIDVLTRSLADTVHQGGSV